In Setaria viridis chromosome 5, Setaria_viridis_v4.0, whole genome shotgun sequence, the genomic stretch ATGTCCTTAAGAAGCAACAGGTTCTACAAGTAAGCAAATAAAGGTTATAAGCAAGGACAAAGGCTATTTCCAGTAAGAGGTCCATTCCCCTCATTCCAAATTGAAACAAGGGAGACACCACATTATACCAAGCACTCGTAGACAGGAAAAGCCACTTTGCTCAATTGAATAAAGTACTGCCAGTAATTTTCTCCAAAAACGCAGCAAGAGGAAACATGTAAAAAGGCTTAACACTAACACAATGAATTTTCTACCTTAAGAACACcccatgcaagcaagcaaacaGCATCGTGATATGGGGACCAAAAGGCAACGGAACAGTTGTCAATAAGACTGAACATGTCCAGGTCCAGCCAGCAGCTAACGAGAACAACTAATAACAACCAGGAGAGTATCACGACACTGTTAATTCCCGTGAATTTCTAGTGGACCTGATCCCCTGACACAGCGGCGGAGCACGCTCTAAATTTTAGGTGGAGCGAACATGCGCGATAAAACTCGTAGTAAAAGAGATCGTGTACCGCCACAACCTcgatccgccaccgccgccagacGCTCCTCTAagcccgccggccatggagcccTCCCCCGACGATCCCGAACCGGAAACCCTAACCCAGCCACCACCATGCCTCAATCCGAGAGAGgaatgaggagcaggaggaggaggaccacctcgtcgccggccgtctaTCACCATCCACCAGAGTTCTACGGGCACGAATCGTCggaggagagaagggagagCCGTTGAGCACGGACGGAGAAGGCGCGGCTCTGGCTGTGGCGGTAAGGGAGGGGAGGAACACCGAACACCCAGTTCGCTGCAGGGGGTTCGCGTCAGGGGAGAACTCAGGACGTCAGGGGTGTACATTGGGGTTTTGTTGCTCGGTTCCGCACAGCACGAGGTGAGGGAAGGGGCGGGCATACCTGGCGGATGCTCGTCGCCGGAGAAGGGCCCGGCGAAGACCTTGCGAGACAGCGAGAGGCGGCGCCGCTCGCCCAGTCGTCGACGCCAGGAAAGGGGAAAGGAAGGCCACGAGAGAGAGGTGaacgggagaaaaaaaaattcaaaaagcGGGGGGATGCAACAGCGAACCGGCAGCGAAGCTCTCGGGCTCGGGCACTCGTGGAGTCGTGGTCGTGGATGGCAGCGTCATGCTAATTTTTTTCATCAATGCATAAAGATATCTCAAATTACAAATATATTTACTTTATAATTTATATACTGGAGTAAGCTCCTTCTTAATATAAtaatacgcagctctcctgcatattctaCAGAATATACTGAAGTAAATAATAACTAGGATTTAAAATAAGGGTGAATTTATTTTCTAATGATGCTAGTTGGTTGTTCGTGATTGCACATTACTCATATTTTTTCTAATGTTGTGCTCtccccgtcccaaattataagttatttcgatatttttagattcataatgtTTACTgtatatctagacatagtatatatttagatgtataGCTGCTAAAGCTATGAACCTAAAAGTTACAAAATGACATGCAATTTGGGACGGGAAGAGCATTCGGTATCGCTCCTTATGTTTCTCCATCATCGTGAAAGATAGGGTGTTAATGAGTTCATGCTCCAGCAGATGCCAAACTGAACCTTGGAGCAAAGTTGATGGCTGAATTTACCTAATGTGCTACATTTTGAAAGTTGGAATAAAGGGGATCACTTTTTTATATCTGTACGTGAATTTGACCTTTTTGTTGCACAAAAGTTTTCAGCATAATTTTTAAGCTCCGGCTGGCGACAAATAGGACCATCCCACGAAATTGAGGGGTCTATGCAAAATACTAAATGGAGGCCTAAATTTCAGtgcgaaaaaaaataaaacgatGCGGTTCTTTTATAAACCTCTCAATAGCTCCTTTAGAAATTGAGTTAGATCCTCTAATCTTTGTTTTTTACGTTTTTATAGCCAAATCATATTTTCTAACCTGATTTGTGAAAGAATATGACTTATAGATACATAAAAGATGAACTTACACACATCTACACAAAAGATGAAAATAACAAAATTAATGGATAACCTTGGATGAAAAGAACTCATCGGTGGACACAATAAACTAAACCAATGGACGCATCCATGACATGAACCTGAGGGACGGATCATCAATAAGCTAAACCTAATAATTCTCCTTATCGATGAATCAGAGTGAGATAAACCTAATAATTCCCCGATGGACTGGTGGCCTGATGCGAAGCTGCCAATTGCCGAATTACCATGCACGAATGCTGCCTGGCCGCCTAATTTGTAACTGCAAGAACACGGCAAGGGTACCGATTAGGAGATGAAAACGAACGCAATTCGAATCGAAACAATATTGCCGGCTGCTCTCAAGAGCCATAAAACTAGACTATAGTTAATCAAAACAAAGGCAAATATACATGTTATAGGAACGAAACATAATTTGGGGAGCCCTAGCAGGGGCGGTCCTGCGGCGAACTATCGAAAGAAGAAAACGATGAGACTTTTGGAGTCTGGCCGCTTCTCAATGTTAAAAATTAGAAGTTCAAACAAACAGCAAACTTCTCGTGCTGCTTCTGGAAAGCCAGAAGCTTAGAAAAGCTAAGTTTATATAGAAAGCTGAAAAGTTAGTTTTCTCAGCTTTTTGTAGTTTTTTGAGTTCAggaagctaaacacatcttctaaaatttAGTGTTGGCTTTTCAGAATAAAAAATCAGTAGTAGCAGCTTTTCAAAAAAGCTCAAAAACTATAGCTCAAACAAATAAACCTTATTGTTTTAGAGGTCGCTTTGCATCAAACTTGCATTGGCGTTCTTTTATACTACAATACTACTTATTACTACTATTTTCCTTGATAAATATCACTGATACTGCTCAAAAGAAAATATACTCATAAATAAGGCTGTGCATTTTGCGTAGTCGATAGGTTTGTCGCTAACCCGCATCCATTTGGAACCATGTATATATATTGAACATGTCATACTTCATCTGTTTGAACCATGTATATATATTGAACATGCCATACTTCATTTATTtgaaaatgtaggtcgttttagattttctagATACAATATAaggttatgtctagatgcataacaaaatcttaTACATTTTAGATTAAAACAACATACATTGTTAGAATAAGGGAGTATATATACGTGCATCTCGTGATCTCGATCCACAGGTTTCGCCGAGATGCTCAGAGAGCAGAGCAGTCGTGCCAAAACCTGCCTCCCCCAACTAGGGTCAGCCGCAGCAGCATGAACTGAAAGGAAAAGAGCGCGATGGCCCTTTACGAGAAAACCGAGATCGGAGTGGTATGCTACCATGGCGTGGTGTAATTATACGCCTCCTTGACTTTAGTAGATGAGCTTTCGGTGCGGGATCTTGGCAGTTTGCGTGCAGCAGCTGGACACACACGGACCAGTCGGCAGCACGGCAGAGGCCGCGGCAGCTAATCGAGATAGAGATACAGCATACAGGTCGGCCGCTGGCCGCTGCTGTTCGGCTGTTCCCCTCCTGTTGCGCAGCGTGTTGCGGTGTCTGGTGTGTGTGGCCGGCTGGCCGCATGGGAAACTCCCCGCCCGGACATGCGTGTACAGCGCGCCGAGATGAGATCCACCACCGTACCCCCGAACAACTTTGCCTGTGCgaccctgcaggctgcagcacgCCCGACTATTGGCGCCCATCATTGTACGATCGCGCTCGCTGCATGCGACGCCTGCCCTGCCAACGACGACGTACGTAAGGtggccggcccggcccggcggcGCATCGGCATCTCCCTCGCCCTCACGCGTCGCTATAAAAGTTTCGAGGAAGCCGGCCGGCGGGGGGCCCGCGCGGCAGGGTCCATGCAAGAATGACAAACCCCGCGTGAGTGCCGGCCGGGCGCAGGCAGGCACGCACGCTCCAGCGCGGCCCTGACGCGTCGCGCTCGACCCGGCCGGTGCCGATCGCCCCCTGCTGCGGGGCGTCTCTCCCTGGCAAGGGGGCCGCTGCGCTGGCCGGTTGGCTTCACCTTCACGTCCCGCCCGGCGCCAACGCTGCGGAGTGGCCACACGGAGGGCCCCCGGCCCGCCCGCCATGCACGTCGCGCTCACCCCCGtcgccacctcctcctgccGAATTGTCGCGGCCCTAGCTCGTGCCCGGGTGAGCCGCCTGTCGATCGATCTGCGCGcggccgagagagagagagagagagagagagagagagagagagagagagagagagagagagagagagagagagagagagagagagagagagaggggcccTTTGCTCGGACGCACGCGCGTGGCGGCTTCCtcggccgcgcgcggccgcaTGCGTGACGAGCAGGCGAGCGGGCGGTCGCCGTACTCGGGCGCGTGACACGTGATCTGAGGCAGATTTGCTCGGTGGGGAAGTGCCCCCGTGGTACTGGCGCCGTGGCGGGCGGGTGGGTTTGGTATGGTGTGCCTCGTGAAGGACGGCTAGCTCGTGGCGCGCGCTACGGGCCGAACCCCACGCGCGGGCTTGGCTTTGCCTTGCTAGCGCGGACTTGGGGCCCCGATCGAGCGCGCGGCGGGACACTTGGAGCCGCCGCAAAAGGCTGAAAAggacgcggcgggggaggccggCCAGCAAAGCGAAGCTAAAACCGCGAGCACGACGTGCGTGACGCGTCAGGCACAAAGAGCCACCTGCACATCTCGATCGATCGGCTTATTAGCCTGGTTAAACTGTCCCTCGATCGGTGAAAACTACATCAAGGGCCCGAGATCGATCGCGACAGAGCTGCAAGCAAGAGTCATTGGCGATTGGCTCCGGTGTAGTCTCAAAGCCGTCGAAGTAGAATTTTGTTGTTTTTGGCTCGAACAAAAAGGAGTTACAACGAACGAAGCGAACGCGGCCGAAGGCAACATCTCATACCGGCGGGCGTGGTATTAACTCCTGTTTGATTGACATTCATTCTGCAGGCGTACAGCGTTTTTGTCTACATATTGATGGCAGGGATGCATTTGCTAGCTTGTGCCCGAGATTCATGTGATCAGCATTAACAGCTAGTATGGCGAGTTGGCGATCGGCTGCTCCTGCTACTTGTGTAGGGACATAAAGATCCAGGCGATCAATCGATGCCCAACAGACCAAGCAACTGCGCAATAATATTTGCGACTTGCGAGTGTAAACTTGCGCTGGGAATGAAGAAGCGATCGATCAGGGCATTGTTAcccagcatgcatgcatgcatttttcaCCGCTCCAACGGTAATTCTAAGTTCTACCCATGGTCGTTAAATACTTCTACTCTGCATCGGCGGTTGCAAGCAGATCAGTTTCAACTTTCAAACATGCACGATCAGCCTcgccgagagagagagaaaagaagagAACATATGTATTGGCCTTGGCCGTGGCGCATGGATATTCCAATCATTTTTTTTGCAGCATGCAGATAgtgtatttattttgtttggtAAGGATGGTGTGCACTTATTTGATCGGACACCTGCCCGGCCGGACTGATGTGATATGCAGTTAGCTTAACAATCTTTTCAAAGTTAATAACTGAAGAATCCATGAGTATTAAGCCGTACTTAACGAACTAAGATCACACTAGCATAAGTGTACACTTGTTTTGAATAAAGTATCTTCAGTACACAGTAACATGCGCATACACGTGACATGTCCACAGTACTGTCGTCGGACATGCCGCGCGCAGGAAAGAAGAGAAGTGGCCGTGGACCCGAGCCTACTACCTGCATTGATGCGCAGCAAAGGAGCGGAGTAGCGGACGGCCGGGGCATGCAAGGGTTCCAGTAGACTTCTAGCTTAGTTCTAGCACTAGCAGGCAGGCAGCAGCTACGTCTTTTGGCCGGCGACCGGCCGGGGAAGGTGATCGACATGATACACAATTGAATGTGAGCGAGGAAGCTCACAGAGGCTTTCCTGGGACCGATTTATTTCGGGCAAGTAGAGGTTAACCGAGTTTAgcaatggcgccgccggccccggccgccgcacctAATAAACAACCGGACCGGACTGGAAGGAGCGAGCGGGGGGAGCCACCGAGCATGCATACGCCCGCGCGCGGcagggacggcgacggcgacgacgacgcgacGCGACCCAGCGGCACGAGAGGACGGTCCAATAAAACCAATTGTCTGGTCTCGAATAATTGGCCGCGCGCGGGCGTATGCATGCATTGGCATTGAGTGCACGCAGGCAGGAGCCGATCAGCCGATGGATCTGGCTATCAGTAGTGTGTAGCTAGCGCGCGCAGCGGCAGCGCGCGCCCCGGCCCCTAGCCCTCGCAGCTCGGCTGCAGCTACCGGGGCGTAGTCTGCTTGGCGTAGTTAATGGCGGGGAGGAAGGGCGACTGTGCCTGCGTGATGGCGCGGTCGGGTACTCTTTGTACCAGCCGCGGTAGCTAGGCGGTACGACGGCGGGGAGAGAAGAGAGGCCGCCGTACGTCGTCTACTCCGATAGGGGCCTTCAGGAAGAGCCAGATAGGGTTCGGGTACTGTGGAACAGGGTGGTAAATGCTAAAATGGACAGATCATCAAACATACAAAATGACATCAACTCAAGGACGGCAACAAATATCCAGTTTACAGCATTTCTGATACATGATTAGCGGTAGTTTTCTTTCCAATCGGATCAAATTATTTTGGTGGCATTACCATGAGCATCGTATACTTGAAAGTTGAACTGTAACAGATTATTAGTTACCCGGGTGTGTGCGCGTTTGGGTGAATAATTCCTTGCTGATGAACCAAAATCCCTATCTCATACTGAATACACATTTGAACAAAATGATGAAAGAAAGACGGACATCGTAGTATATTGTTTTCTCACACAACTTTGACCATGTTGCGCAgagaggtgtttggatctttagtccggactaaaattcatgtcacatcgaatattcggaggctaattagaaagactaaacatgagctaattataaaactaattacacagatggaggctaattcatgagatgaatctactaagcctaattaattcatcattagcacatgtttactgtagcatcacattgttaaatcatggactaattaggcttaatagattcgtctcgcaaattagtctccatttgtgcaattggttttgtaattagtctatgtttaatactatccaaacattcgatgtgacaggaattttaggagggactaaagaaacaaacaatttagatacgaggtgctaaactttagcagggccacatcggatgttcgaatgctaattagaaggactaaacatgagctatttacaaaattaattgcacagatggagtctaattcacgagacgaatctattaaggctaattaatccatcattagcaaatggttacggtagcaccacactgtcaaattatgaactaattaggcttaatagattcgtccatgaattagactccatttgtgcaattagttttgtaattagactatgtttaatactcctaattagtatccgaatattcgacatgacatgtgctaaagtttacaGGATATCCAAACACCTACACGTACGGGATCAAAGGGTTTGGTCAAAACATGCATGACTTCCGTCCTTTGTCTCATCATGAAGCTTATTTGTCAAGTGCAGGGAAGACTCCAAGTAAACTCAACAGGTTAGACCACCAACTGTTCCATAATGCCTTTGACTTTAATTAGGGTGACCTGCAGAAAGTCATGCAAAGAGTGGCACTCTAATATTCAAAAAAATGTCCTATAAAAGAGTATCATTCGAGCTTGTGGACCATCCAAGTAGCCTGGAGTGCTCCTCATCTGCTCTAATTGGGCAACGTACACCTGCATGTGGCAACTAATCTCGACGAATCACCTAGACGGGATGACCTTGGAAAATGGCATGGCATCTCATAAACGGGGCCGCCCAAGATCATTTCACCTATGGTCCGTCGATCTAGAGTTCATTAAGGATATATAGGAAGTTACATTTCGTTGTTTACAAGAGTGACACATCATTTAGAGTACTTTTAATTTGGTGAATTAAACAATCCTCCCTAGTGCATAGTGTCATTTTGTCCTTTCATAGGTTGTCAAATAATGTGGTGGTCGGGGTGTCGTCGGatgaaataaattaaatttCTCCCCCTAACGGGAATGTGGAATAGTTCTCGAGTTTTGAAAAGAGTGTATATCTCTCTCCGTTACTTCATCATCAGATTCACGCATGCGGCACATCGCTTAACATGAATGAAACTCCCATTAGAACGGGCCTAAAACATCACTATTTACTTACTTGAAACAATAATCACACATCAGGATCTGTGTTTGACAAGTAAATGCATGTATCATGCAAAATCAGCTAGCGCCTTATCTTGCAAGTGTATGATTTTGTGGTGTACTTAGCTAGTAACTAAAGATATTATTTAGCATATTGTTTTTATTATACAtcggtactccctccgtttcaaaatgtaggtcgttttgaatttttttagatacatagattttgctatgcacctaagtataatgttatgtctagatatatagtaaaatctatctataaaaaatcaaaacgacctacatttgaaacagagggagggAGTATTAGACAAAGCAAGTCGTGAGCTTCCGACATTCCGAAGCTACGGCTTTGTTTGCGTGTTTGGTTGATGCAAGCTCTCGGATAGTATTATTTCTTTATCGAGAAAAAAATACGTTGAATCTTGAAGGACCAAAACTAAGAAAAAATAACTTGCTTTGTATTATTTGATCATAGTAAATAGAGAAAAATATTTTCTCAAGTAATTTGTCAGAAATGTGGGGTTCGGCCATCATGACCACATTTACCCATGGCAATGACACTTCAAAATTTTACAAGCATTAGGAAGGTCACAGGCATACGTGGATCCttatatacattttttttatttctcacaTTTAGCTTTTTAATGTGAAATGAGAGCTCATGGCTAGTCGTCACCCATAATAAATTGAACGAGCAACCGAAAACAATTATAAGTTCAATTGTTTAAACTACAAGGGAAAACATGGATATGATCGTAACGGAATTCTCCATCACAGGAACATGTGAACAACTTTGCAACCAGTGAACCAGAACACATCATGTAGGCACCACAGAATATCATTACACGTAGCACACAATCAGCTTGTGTATCGTGCAGCATGTGGGGCTGTCCAATTGGAGCAGCACAGTCTTGTGCAGGAAGAGTGAGGGGGAAGAATTTATTGTCGCTTCTCCTAATCAATTAAAATCAGGAACTGAAGCAGACGGAGACGTGATCTCACCAAAGTTTCTGCCCTACAACCTGACTCCTCCTGTCTCTGAGCCTGTCCTCGCCACCCCTctcttccctccctctccctgcaTCATCCTATCAATCTATAGCAGGCTAGCGCAGCCTCTTTCAACTCTATCTCGATCTCTCTCTACACACTTTACCCACACAGTCCCACAAAAAATTAAATGAAGAGAACAGAAATTGGAGAAGAGATACATGATCTTCCTAAGCTCAATATGGTAGTAGCTCATGTCCTTGTCAAGGTGTAGGTAAGAAGTAGTAGTACTAGTATACTAATAATTTTCTCACCTTTTGGTAGAGAGGTCCTAATCTTTTTCTCCTCCGCTAGATCTTcttttcctccctcctcctccccgtccaGTGTAAGCTTCGCTAGCTGCACACAAAGAGATTGCCGAGAGATAAGATCTGCACTGCCCTCTTTTGCTTGTCACTTTCACAAAAGAGAGGCCGGCCGGCTGCACCCAGGCCACCAAGAGCGCAGGAGCTATTAAGCTGGGGGCGGTGTGGTTTCTGCCTCCTGCGGACGGAGTTGTGCTTGTGGGGTTCGTTCCCATGGCCATTAAATCTTTTTCCTCGAACATGGCCAGCCGAGTGAGCTTTGGCGCGGGGCAAGATATACATGGCAATCGCATGCAGCTGTAGTCGGGCTCTTTAGGTGATTAATTAGGGATTTTCCTTTCCCATTTTGATTCCTACCAGCTTCTTCGTTCTTTCTTCTTTCCTGCTGTGGGGAGTGCAAGTGAGGTAGCTCAAGCTGGAGGAGGACAAGAACCAGTTGTCCAAGGGCTTGGACCCTTGGGGCAACAACcctaccgccaccaccagcacccTGCACTACCTGCTCCAGGAGAAGGAGAGAGCGCAGGCGCAGGAGCAGCTCCAGATCTACCACCAGCAAGGATTCAGCTACCTCCAGCACCACCGGAGGCAGCAGCAGTCGAGGGCAGCTGGAgcgggcggcgatggcgtcAGCAGCGGCGAGTCGACGCCCGTGGACGCCCTGGCGACCGCATTCGGGAGCGGCCGCATCGTGCGGTCCGCAGCCGGGCGCAAGGACCGCCACAGCAAGGTGTGCACGGCGCGCGGGCTGCGCGACCGCCGCGTCCGCCTCGCCGCGCACACGGCCATCCGGTTCTACGACGTGCAAGACCGGCTAGGCTATGACCGCCCCAGCAAAGCCGTCGACTGGCTCATCCGCAACGCCAAGAACGCCATCGACGAGCTCCCGGACCGGGCAGAGGCGCCGCCTGCCGCGGAGGCTGCAGATGCCGCCGCGGAGCCGGCCGAGCAGGTGACCTCGACGTCCTACGGGTTCGGCAACCCCGGTGGCGCCATCGGCGGTGTGTCCGCCGGCTCGTTCGTTCCGCATTCAGTCGGCGCCGATGGCGTCTCCGGCAACGTCAAGTCTTTATTCCCCTCGTCGTCGACAGCCAGCACCACCCCCGCCCACGACGAGTACAGGGGCTCGCCGCCAGACCTCCTGTCGCGCACGACCAGCAGCCAGCCGCAGGAGCTTTGCCTCACCCTCCAGTCCAACCAGCACCAGATCTTCAGCCATCAAGGTATGATCTCTGGTGCAGGCGTCCCAGGCTGGCCGGAGCACGGCCAGAGAATGCCGCCGTGGCATGCCTCGGAGAGCGGCGCGGGagacggccgcggcgccggcaaTGGCGACGGCTACATGTTCGGCGCGCAGCCGCGGCAAGGGCTAGAGCACCAGAGCCAGCTCTTCTCCCAAGGGGAACCCCTTCAGTCCAGTGGCGGGTGGGCGTCGTCCGCCCGCACTTGGCTAGACCCTCTCGCCGCGATCCACCAGCCAGCGGCAATGGCTGGGCAGATCGGGTTCAGCCATCTggttggcgccggcggcgggttcATGGGGTTCCTCGCGCCGGCAGCGGCCCAGCGGCTCCAGAGCGAGGAGGAGCAAGGAAGCGAGGCGATGAGAGAGTGATATATCATGGTGCTTATGAGGTGTGTGAGCTTTCTAATAACACGCACTCTCCATTGATCTGGTCGATCAGTTGTATGTCATTTCATGTAGGAGTTTGTTTATTAGGCGATGGAATTTTCCATTAGctggctagctgctgctgctatattaTTCATGCATGTATAACTAAGGTTTAATCAAGTCGTTcccttggaagttggaactagACAGCCGTTACTGTTGCATTAGTTGCTACTGcctgttttccttttctccctTTCATGATTCTCGGCATGGACAAGATGTGGTGACGATGAGACGAGACAGTAGCGTGATCTCTCGACGGGTTTCCCCCTTTGGACCTTTTAATGTTTCTCGCCTCATTATTCTAAGGAAGATTCCGGGCGGCCTTTAGCCAATTTGAAGGTTGTCGCCCCCGGCCTAGATCCTGATTCCATAAAGCAGGCAATTTCAGGGCTCCAATGATATGTTGTAGCCTCTGTAGGCGACGCAGGGGCAGGAAGAAAGCAGCAAAAGGGATCGGATCGGGGCAATGTGAATAAACAAAGAGACCGGCAGCTGAATTTAAAACCAGCTTAGTCCCCTGTAGCAGCTGGAGTGCAAGTGCTGTGCTGTTTGCCTCTGATGTCTCCATGCCGATAATGATAGGGGGGACGGCCGCTGCTCGATGCATATGCATTGCATGCCTCTATTATTGGAAGTGAGTGTGGTATCTTTGCTTGGCCTCCTCCCCACTTTCCTCTTCCCTTTGCTTTCACTGTTTGGGGGTATCTTTCCGCTCACCAGAGACTGTGAATCTTCTGAAAATTGCATGGATGGCATGCCGTACCCCTGACAATTGCATGAAAGGGGCCGGGACAATAGCATATCAACGACCTGCTAATTTGGCAGGGGCTCGGCGCAGAGCCCGCCGGTGTTCGCTTCTGGTTGTTTTTAGCCTAGGGACTTGCTGCTTTGCATGTCAGCCTCCATATTCCTCTGAATTTTTGTTCGCCAGTTCATGGAAGTATGTACATCTTGCTCATTCCCATGCATGCACATACCTGTCATTGCATCGACCTCACAACAGATCTACCACAACGAACACACACAGCTTCCGGGGGGGAAATATCATGAATTTGTCTGATGAACTTCAAACTTTGGATTGAAACTAAAAAGGGAGATGCTTCCATTTGCTTGACGAAACAGAATTCCCGTCCCGTTTGTCTGAAAGAGAAACTGGTCATCACATACATACTCTTTTGGGAAAGCACACAACGGTTCACAAATCCATATTCTTCTGAAGGTTTTTCCTTTTCGCACGCTGTTTTGCTGCTGCAGACAGCAGATTTGCAGCTTGCAGGACGTAGTGGAATGGGAAAGCTGCCGTTGTAGAGCAAAGGGCCGGGTAAATCGC encodes the following:
- the LOC117856502 gene encoding transcription factor PCF7; this encodes MHVALTPVATSSCRIVAALARARLKLEEDKNQLSKGLDPWGNNPTATTSTLHYLLQEKERAQAQEQLQIYHQQGFSYLQHHRRQQQSRAAGAGGDGVSSGESTPVDALATAFGSGRIVRSAAGRKDRHSKVCTARGLRDRRVRLAAHTAIRFYDVQDRLGYDRPSKAVDWLIRNAKNAIDELPDRAEAPPAAEAADAAAEPAEQVTSTSYGFGNPGGAIGGVSAGSFVPHSVGADGVSGNVKSLFPSSSTASTTPAHDEYRGSPPDLLSRTTSSQPQELCLTLQSNQHQIFSHQGMISGAGVPGWPEHGQRMPPWHASESGAGDGRGAGNGDGYMFGAQPRQGLEHQSQLFSQGEPLQSSGGWASSARTWLDPLAAIHQPAAMAGQIGFSHLVGAGGGFMGFLAPAAAQRLQSEEEQGSEAMRE